The following are encoded together in the Tepidiforma bonchosmolovskayae genome:
- the panC gene encoding pantoate--beta-alanine ligase, with protein MARPNDADFRNTGAPAGSPGPVVLTTPAAMQRWRRDHPGDLGFVPTMGYLHEGHLALVRRAKAENALAVVSIFVNPTQFGPGEDFERYPRDEVRDLQLLREAGVDAVYLPSAAEMYPPGYQTYVTVEEVTRRLEGAARPGHFRGVATVVLKLFNAVSPTRAYFGRKDAQQLRVIRRMVRDLDLPVEIVPCDIVREPDGLAMSSRNVYLSPEQRTAAPVIKRSLDAAAAAWAAGERDAETLRRIVREVIAGEPLAALEYVSLADDETLEELDGTVAGPALLSLVVRFGATRLLDNIELA; from the coding sequence ATGGCCCGCCCGAACGACGCCGATTTCCGCAACACGGGTGCGCCGGCTGGCTCGCCGGGGCCGGTGGTGCTCACCACGCCGGCCGCCATGCAGCGCTGGCGCCGCGACCACCCCGGCGACCTCGGCTTCGTGCCCACCATGGGCTACCTCCACGAAGGGCACCTCGCCCTCGTCCGGCGCGCCAAAGCTGAGAACGCCCTCGCCGTCGTCTCGATCTTCGTTAACCCCACCCAGTTCGGCCCCGGCGAGGACTTCGAACGGTACCCCCGCGACGAAGTCCGCGACCTCCAGCTCCTCCGCGAGGCCGGCGTCGACGCCGTCTACCTGCCCTCCGCCGCCGAGATGTACCCGCCCGGCTACCAGACCTACGTCACCGTCGAAGAGGTCACCCGCCGGCTCGAAGGCGCCGCCCGGCCCGGCCACTTCCGGGGCGTCGCCACGGTCGTCCTGAAGCTGTTCAACGCGGTCAGCCCCACCCGCGCCTACTTCGGCCGGAAGGATGCCCAGCAGCTCCGCGTCATCCGCCGCATGGTGCGCGACCTCGACCTCCCGGTCGAGATCGTCCCCTGCGACATCGTCCGCGAGCCCGACGGCCTCGCCATGAGTTCGCGCAACGTCTACCTCAGTCCGGAGCAGCGCACCGCCGCGCCCGTCATCAAGCGGTCGCTCGATGCCGCCGCCGCCGCCTGGGCCGCCGGCGAGCGCGACGCCGAAACGCTCCGCCGCATCGTCCGCGAGGTCATCGCCGGCGAACCGCTCGCCGCACTCGAGTACGTCTCCCTCGCCGACGACGAAACGCTCGAAGAGCTCGACGGCACGGTCGCCGGCCCGGCGCTCCTCTCCCTCGTCGTCCGCTTCGGCGCCACCCGCCTGCTCGACAACATCGAGCTCGCCTGA
- the panB gene encoding 3-methyl-2-oxobutanoate hydroxymethyltransferase, whose protein sequence is MGRLSIHKLKEWKAQGRRFAMITAYDYPTARLVEQAGIPIILVGDSLGSVVLGYDSTVPVTMDDIVYHTRAVVRATEKAIVVADMPFMSYQADPNEAMRNAGRLLKEGGATAVKLEGGSHIVPLVRRMVEAGIPVMGHLGLTPQSVNQFGGHKVQGKTPAAAAKLIADARALEDAGAFAVVLETIPAPLARMVTERLSIPTIGIGAGPHCDAQVQVLHDMLGIYDDRRPLKHAKRYAVLGAAIREAVRAYIDEVEGGAFPTAEHSFEMDEATLAELAQAG, encoded by the coding sequence ATGGGACGGCTCTCGATCCACAAGCTCAAGGAATGGAAGGCCCAGGGGCGGCGGTTCGCCATGATCACCGCCTACGACTACCCAACCGCCCGCCTCGTCGAACAGGCCGGCATCCCCATCATCCTCGTCGGCGACTCCCTCGGCTCCGTCGTCCTTGGCTACGACTCCACCGTGCCCGTCACCATGGACGACATCGTCTACCACACCCGGGCGGTCGTCCGCGCCACCGAGAAGGCGATCGTCGTCGCCGATATGCCCTTCATGAGCTACCAGGCCGACCCGAACGAGGCGATGCGGAACGCCGGCCGCCTCCTCAAGGAGGGCGGCGCCACCGCCGTCAAGCTCGAAGGCGGCAGCCACATCGTCCCCCTCGTCCGGCGCATGGTCGAAGCCGGCATCCCGGTCATGGGCCACCTCGGGCTCACCCCGCAGTCCGTCAACCAGTTCGGCGGCCACAAAGTCCAGGGCAAGACGCCCGCCGCCGCCGCGAAGCTCATCGCCGATGCCCGCGCCCTCGAGGATGCTGGCGCCTTCGCCGTCGTCCTCGAGACGATCCCCGCGCCGCTCGCCCGCATGGTCACCGAGCGGCTCTCCATCCCCACCATCGGCATCGGCGCCGGCCCCCACTGCGATGCCCAGGTGCAGGTCCTCCACGACATGCTCGGCATCTACGATGACCGCCGCCCGCTCAAGCACGCGAAGCGGTACGCCGTCCTCGGCGCCGCCATCCGCGAGGCCGTCCGCGCCTACATCGACGAGGTCGAAGGCGGCGCCTTCCCCACGGCCGAGCACAGCTTCGAGATGGACGAAGCCACCCTCGCCGAGCTCGCCCAGGCCGGCTAG
- the panD gene encoding aspartate 1-decarboxylase: MRVMMSGKIHRATVTGANLDYEGSITIDPDLMEAANILPYEQVHVVDVTNGARLETYAIRGERGSGEICVNGAAAHLIHRGDIVIIIAYQHLEEAEARTIAPRRVFVDAANRIVSVEAGDGYSHNPRELAGAAG; this comes from the coding sequence ATGCGCGTCATGATGAGCGGCAAAATCCACCGCGCCACCGTGACAGGCGCCAACCTCGACTACGAGGGCTCCATCACCATCGACCCGGACCTCATGGAGGCCGCCAACATCCTCCCCTACGAACAGGTCCACGTCGTCGATGTCACCAACGGCGCCCGCCTCGAAACCTACGCCATCCGCGGCGAACGCGGCTCCGGCGAAATCTGCGTCAACGGCGCAGCCGCCCATCTCATCCACCGCGGCGACATCGTCATCATCATCGCGTACCAGCACCTGGAGGAGGCCGAGGCCCGCACCATCGCGCCCCGCCGGGTGTTCGTCGATGCAGCCAACCGCATCGTCAGCGTCGAAGCGGGCGACGGGTACAGCCACAACCCGCGCGAACTCGCCGGCGCCGCCGGCTGA
- the cysS gene encoding cysteine--tRNA ligase, which yields MQLTDTLSGTRKDLLPPVGEDGVVRMYVCGITPYSEAHVGHALHAIVFDTLRRYLDWRGIPVRHVQNFTDIDDKLIERSNRLGIPMAELAERNIAQYLDQLRAMNVLPAHVYPRVTQVIPQIIRFIEGLIEKGYAYASGGDVYYRVRAFGAERYGALSRRDIDDLRAGARVDPTEHKDDPLDFALWKAARPGEPSWESPWGPGRPGWHIECSAMALETLGEQIDIHGGGMDLIFPHHTNEIAQTEAYTGKAPFARIWMHNALLQLGSEKMSKSIGNLVSIQEALDRYGADALRLFVITSHYRSPVTYSEEALEAARAGAERLRHAASAEGGSAPADIDHEAVRARFIEAMDDDLNTPRALAALFELARDINRAAAAGADIGPARATLRELCGVLGLTLEAPAARSLAAAPFIDLLVEIRAELRAAKQWALADRIRERLASLGIELQDSADGTTWSER from the coding sequence ATGCAGCTGACCGATACGCTCTCCGGTACACGGAAAGACCTCCTCCCGCCCGTCGGCGAGGACGGCGTCGTCCGCATGTACGTCTGCGGCATCACCCCCTACTCCGAAGCCCACGTCGGCCACGCCCTCCACGCCATCGTCTTCGATACCCTCCGCCGCTACCTCGACTGGCGGGGCATCCCCGTCCGCCACGTCCAGAACTTCACCGATATCGACGACAAGCTGATCGAGCGCTCCAACCGCCTCGGCATCCCCATGGCCGAGCTCGCCGAGCGGAACATCGCCCAGTACCTCGACCAGCTCCGGGCGATGAACGTCCTCCCCGCCCACGTCTACCCCCGCGTGACGCAGGTCATACCCCAGATCATCCGCTTCATCGAGGGGCTCATCGAAAAAGGCTACGCCTACGCCTCCGGCGGCGACGTCTACTACCGCGTCCGCGCCTTCGGCGCCGAGCGCTACGGCGCCCTCTCCCGCCGCGATATCGATGACCTCCGCGCCGGCGCCCGCGTCGACCCCACGGAGCACAAGGACGACCCGCTCGACTTCGCCCTCTGGAAGGCCGCCAGGCCCGGCGAGCCGAGCTGGGAGAGCCCGTGGGGCCCCGGCCGCCCCGGATGGCACATCGAATGCTCCGCCATGGCCCTCGAAACCCTCGGCGAGCAGATCGACATCCACGGCGGCGGGATGGACCTCATCTTCCCCCACCACACGAACGAAATCGCCCAGACCGAGGCCTACACCGGCAAAGCCCCCTTCGCCCGCATCTGGATGCACAACGCCCTCCTCCAGCTCGGCAGCGAAAAGATGTCGAAGTCCATCGGCAACCTCGTCTCCATCCAGGAGGCCCTCGACCGGTACGGCGCCGATGCCCTCCGCCTCTTCGTCATTACCAGTCACTACCGCAGCCCGGTCACCTACTCCGAAGAGGCGCTCGAAGCCGCCCGCGCCGGCGCCGAGCGGCTCCGCCACGCCGCCTCCGCCGAGGGCGGCAGCGCCCCCGCTGACATCGACCACGAGGCCGTCCGCGCCCGCTTCATCGAGGCGATGGACGACGACCTGAACACCCCGCGCGCCCTCGCGGCCCTCTTCGAACTCGCCCGCGACATCAACCGCGCGGCTGCCGCCGGCGCCGACATCGGCCCGGCGCGGGCCACGCTCCGCGAGCTGTGCGGCGTCCTCGGGCTCACCCTCGAGGCACCGGCCGCCCGGTCCCTCGCAGCCGCCCCGTTCATCGACCTCCTCGTCGAAATCCGCGCCGAACTCCGCGCCGCAAAGCAGTGGGCCCTCGCCGACCGGATCCGCGAGCGCCTCGCCAGCCTCGGCATCGAACTCCAGGACAGCGCCGACGGCACCACCTGGAGCGAACGGTAG
- a CDS encoding transglycosylase SLT domain-containing protein, producing MTARLPEGPVRVMSRLAAWADYGLAVAFALCRRVRVPVAPRAGLLEMAFEPACAAEAAPVGPRRYGAGPAAPAAFPGPRWHEPAPRAVRQPWFVRPAEVAMLTLSFFLAAHLFGGGTPEARAPQVSFALVPSVSRPAPARVVEVRPTVPAAAEPTPEAAAPAELPKPAPAPATGDAAASGVAAEPPAARAPEPEAPAAAPVGQPMPAPAPPAPPALSPTAANLPRLTYAQVIAFAIEAGWPAELTDAVARVAWCESSFRPDAVGYMAYGLMQVTPLWFEYAGIPFERWSDPVANLKAALAAFRYSEAQGHSPWAAWTCKPEAITIP from the coding sequence GTGACGGCCCGGCTCCCGGAGGGGCCGGTGCGCGTCATGAGCAGGCTCGCAGCGTGGGCCGACTACGGCCTTGCCGTGGCCTTCGCCCTGTGCCGCCGGGTTCGCGTGCCTGTGGCGCCGCGTGCTGGCCTGCTCGAGATGGCCTTCGAACCGGCCTGCGCCGCCGAGGCGGCGCCCGTTGGGCCCCGGCGGTATGGGGCCGGGCCGGCTGCGCCGGCGGCGTTCCCCGGCCCGCGCTGGCACGAACCGGCGCCCCGGGCGGTTCGGCAGCCGTGGTTCGTGCGGCCGGCCGAAGTGGCGATGCTGACGCTCTCCTTCTTCCTCGCGGCGCACCTGTTCGGCGGAGGCACGCCCGAGGCGCGCGCCCCGCAGGTGAGCTTTGCGCTGGTGCCCTCTGTGAGCCGGCCAGCGCCGGCGCGCGTGGTTGAGGTCCGCCCGACCGTGCCGGCAGCGGCAGAGCCAACCCCGGAGGCTGCCGCACCGGCCGAACTTCCGAAGCCCGCGCCGGCGCCTGCAACGGGCGACGCTGCCGCCTCGGGCGTGGCAGCTGAGCCGCCGGCCGCCCGGGCGCCTGAACCGGAGGCCCCGGCAGCAGCGCCGGTGGGCCAGCCGATGCCGGCGCCGGCGCCTCCGGCCCCGCCGGCGCTCTCGCCGACCGCGGCGAACCTCCCGCGGCTGACGTACGCGCAGGTCATCGCCTTCGCGATTGAAGCCGGCTGGCCGGCCGAGCTGACGGATGCGGTGGCGCGGGTGGCCTGGTGCGAGAGCAGTTTCCGGCCCGACGCAGTCGGATACATGGCGTACGGACTGATGCAGGTGACGCCGCTCTGGTTCGAGTACGCGGGGATTCCGTTTGAGCGCTGGTCGGACCCGGTGGCGAACCTGAAGGCGGCGCTGGCGGCATTCCGGTACAGCGAGGCGCAGGGCCACAGCCCCTGGGCGGCCTGGACCTGCAAGCCGGAGGCAATCACGATCCCGTAG